In Scyliorhinus torazame isolate Kashiwa2021f chromosome 9, sScyTor2.1, whole genome shotgun sequence, a single window of DNA contains:
- the ankrd34bb gene encoding ankyrin repeat domain 34Bb, with protein MEVRTDGNSLLKAVYLSRLRLTRLLLEGGAYINESNEQGETPLMIACKTKHVDQQSISKVKMVKYLLENHADPNIQDKSGKTALMHACRERAGAEVIALLLKSGADPSLEDHSGGSALVYSVNADDKETLKVLLDACKARGKEVIIITMDKSPSGRQTTKQYLNVPPSPDIEVRHSPLPCTSPSDIELKTSSPPLANNAVKDKHVFSFRDPAQVFSDKGSSEPASPTRKSSQPHPGANFAQLQRLHSEPWLTISPSLSSQHKTSSFHEDVQNLTTEEDLSLKINGLTLPKRLFTRHQSIDVKDTVALLRTLGQASALATPRKFSCDEIHSQSLQSGLCRSNTIPVDHDPDSIQSISVSSLQNIVQKRNLGIDHYNSDSQLTICSKQVAKDESKVLLERKKMISSPLSALTSSKESLDNLTTGSLSAAGKKHAGILERRGSGTLLLDHISQTRPGYLPPLNINPHRPIPDIGVNNKGSASLSNAAKPLVPAAPNSQKLTDVKSKKMLFRRHSVQVEQMKQLANFEEIFGQ; from the coding sequence ATGGAAGTGCGCACAGATGGTAACTCTCTGCTAAAAGCTGTCTATCTGAGCAGACTGCGCCTCACTAGGTTATTGCTTGAAGGTGGGGCTTACATCAATGAGAGCAATGAGCAAGGTGAAACCCCTTTAATGATTGCTTGCAAGACAAAACATGTGGACCAACAAAGCATCAGCAAAGTGAAAATGGTGAAATATCTTCTGGAAAATCATGCGGACCCTAATATTCAGGACAAATCTGGAAAGACTGCTTTAATGCATGCATGCAGAGAGCGAGCTGGCGCTGAGGTTATAGCATTGCTGCTAAAAAGTGGAGCTGACCCAAGTCTGGAAGATCATTCTGGTGGTTCTGCTTTGGTTTATTCTGTAAACGCTGATGACAAGGAAACCCTTAAAGTTCTGCTGGATGCCTGCAAAGCAAGAGGAAAAGAAGTAATCATCATCACAATGGACAAATCACCCTCTGGTAGGCAGACGACGAAGCAGTATCTAAATGTTCCTCCTTCTCCAGATATTGAAGTTCGGCATTCACCACTCCCTTGCACCTCACCCTCAGATATTGAGCTTAAAACATCATCCCCTCCCTTAGCAAACAATGCAGTGAAAGACAAGCATGTGTTTAGCTTCAGAGATCCGGCACAGGTCTTCAGTGACAAAGGTTCCTCTGAACCAGCTTCTCCAACGCGGAAATCCAGCCAGCCACATCCTGGGGCCAATTTTGCCCAGCTGCAAAGGTTGCACTCTGAACCTTGGTTGACCATTTccccttcactctcctcccagcacAAAACATCTTCATTTCATGAAGATGTGCAGAACTTGACCACAGAAGAAGACCTATCCCTGAAAATCAATGGCTTAACTCTACCCAAGCGACTCTTCACCAGGCATCAAAGTATTGATGTAAAAGACACCGTAGCATTGTTAAGAACCTTAGGTCAAGCTTCAGCTTTAGCTACTCCAAGGAAATTTTCCTGTGATGAAATACACTCCCAATCTCTTCAGTCTGGCCTCTGTCGTAGTAACACAATTCCTGTGGACCATGATCCAGATTCAATACAATCGATTTCTGTTTCAAGTTTACAGAACATTGTCCAGAAGAGAAACTTGGGCATTGATCACTATAATTCTGATTCACAGCTCACAATCTGTTCTAAGCAAGTGGCAAAGGATGAAAGCAAAGTATTACTGGAGCGTAAAAAAATGATCTCTTCCCCGTTATCTGCACTGACCAGTTCTAAAGAATCTCTGGACAATTTGACGACTGGTTCTTTGAGCGCTGCAGGCAAGAAACATGCTGGGATCCTGGAGAGGCGAGGTTCAGGGACACTGCTCTTAGACCACATTTCGCAAACAAGGCCAGGCTACCTCCCACCTTTAAATATAAATCCCCATCGTCCAATTCCTGATATcggagtcaacaacaaaggatctgcgTCACTTTCCAATGCTGCAAAACCTCTAGTACCAGCAGCTCCAAACAGTCAAAAGCTGACAGATGTAAAAAGCAAAAAAATGTTGTTCAGGAGACATTCAGTCCAGGTGGAGCAAATGAAACAGCTGGCAAATTTTGAGGAAATATTTGGACAGTAA